In the genome of Danio rerio strain Tuebingen ecotype United States chromosome 23, GRCz12tu, whole genome shotgun sequence, one region contains:
- the zbtb17 gene encoding zinc finger and BTB domain-containing protein 17 isoform X4 has translation MTMDSHTFTACQNAKCLEQVLEFMYTAKLTLNAQNIEDVLAVATFLQMQEIVNACSAFQSLTVSSAPKPVTEPLEEQTKSVKKPEEPDSHSVTQKAGPEEKEAQSQSKTEETHEAVSNVAEKQSTKTLRAVSKISGPLKTRQKDSKSESEAERATKELPQFQDDPNDADYTPKLSQRMVAKRSVVSTRRSKSKYATVHTAAEVNDGEESVSKVESMVEEENEDDGGEEDLEDDQTDGEEEMETEDGEMMDSEDRKFAIGAERTESRSYGSITHKCEDCGKKFTHTGNFKRHMRIHTGEKPFTCRDCNKAFSDPAACKAHEKTHSPVKPYCCSTCGKSYRQISLLNLHRKRHTDEARYSCEDCGKLFTTSGNLKRHQLVHSGEKPYQCDHCDRAFSDPTAKMRHLETHDTDKGHKCQHCDKKFNQVGNLKAHLKIHIADGPLKCKECGKQFTTSGNLKRHLRVHSGEKPFICMHCQRAFADPGALQRHVRIHTGEKPCLCLICGKGFTQASSLIAHVRQHTGEKPYVCDRCGKRFVQSSQLANHIRHHDNIRPHKCQTCNKAFVNVGDLSKHIIIHTGEKPFLCDKCGRGFNRVDNLRSHVKTVHQGKAGMKRLVVAEDDDGEDKLLADSNPDSELDSNEVNIVTVTTDDIVTLATEALAATTVAQLTVVPVAASVSADETEALKAEITKAVEKVQEADPNTQILYACDSCGEKFLDASSLAQHVRIHTAQALVMFQADSDFYQQYTGDATWQTTEQVIQGGELLFRTRDEESEEAQPESQMDGAEVESEDGAEKVHSESQQQ, from the exons ATGACCATGGACTCTCATACCTTTACAGCTTGTCAGAATGCAAAAT GTCTTGAGCAGGTTCTCGAGTTTATGTACACCGCAAAGCTAACTCTGAATGCTCAGAACATAGAGGACGTTCTTGCTGTTGCTACTTTCCTTCAAATGCAAGAAATTGTCAATGCTTGTTCAGCTTTTCAGTCTTTGACCGTCTCGTCTGCACCCAAGCCTG TAACCGAGCCTTTGGAGGAACAAACAAAATCTGTGAAGAAACCAGAGGAGCCGGACAGTCATTCAGTGACTCAAAAAGCAGGTCCTGAAGAAAAAGAAGCTCAATCACAGTCAAAAACAGAAGAAACCCACGAGGCTGTGAGTAACGTGGCTGAGAAGCAAAGCACAAAGACTCTGAGAGCTGTCAGCAAAATTAGTGGACCATTGAAAACGAGACAGAAAGATTCCAAGAGTGAAAGTGAGGCAGAAAGAGCCACAAAAGAGCTCCCACAATTCCAAGATGACCCTAATGATGCAGACTACACGCCTA AACTGTCTCAGAGAATGGTGGCTAAACGGTCTGTTGTCAGCACAAGGAGAAGCAAGTCAAAATATGCAACTGTTCACACGGCCGCAGAAG TCAATGATGGTGAAGAAAGTGTGTCTAAAGTTGAGAGTATGGTAGAAGAAGAGAATGAAGATGATGGAGGAGAAGAAGACCTGGAGGACGATCAGACAGACGGAGAAGAAGAGATGGAGACAGAAGATGGAGAAATGATGGATTCAGAGGATAGGAAATTTGCGATTGGGGCCGAGCGCACAGAGTCCAGATCATATGGGTCCATTACACACAAATGTGAG GACTGTGGCAAGAAGTTTACACACACAGGCAACTTTAAGCGTCACATGCgcattcacactggagagaaaccattcacctgCAGAGACTGTAACAAAGCCTTCTCAGACCCAGCGGCCTGCAAAGCTCACGAGAAAACACACAG TCCTGTAAAGCCGTACTGTTGCTCCACATGTGGAAAGAGTTACAGACAGATCAGTCTGCTGAACCTGCACAGAAAGCGGCACACAGATGAAGCAAGATACAGCTGTGAGGACTGTGGAAAACTCTTCACCACTTCTGGAAACCTGAAGCGCCATCAGCTGGTGCACAGTGGAGAAAAACCTTACCAATGCGATCACTGCGACCGGGCCTTTTCTGACCCCACCGCAAAGATGAGGCACCTAGAGACCCATGACACTGACAAAGGGCACAAATGTCAACACTGTGACAAGAAATTCAACCAG GTGGGTAACCTGAAAGCACATCTAAAGATCCACATTGCGGATGGGCCACTGAAGTGTAAGGAGTGTGGGAAACAGTTCACCACCTCAG GAAACTTAAAGAGACACCTGCGTGTGCACAGTGGTGAGAAGCCGTTCATCTGTATGCACTGCCAGAGAGCCTTCGCCGACCCCGGGGCCCTGCAGAGACATGTTCGCATCCACACGG GTGAAAAGCCCTGTCTGTGTCTGATTTGTGGAAAAGGCTTCACACAGGCCAGTTCACTCATCGCTCATGTTCGCCagcacaccggagagaagccatATGTGTGTGACCGCTGCGGCAAAAG GTTTGTCCAGTCCAGCCAGCTAGCAAATCACATCCGTCACCATGACAACATCCGACCACACAAATGCCAAACCTGCAATAAAGCATTTGTCAACGTGGGCGATCTGTCAAAGCATATCATCATCCACACAG GAGAGAAGCCTTTCCTGTGTGATAAATGTGGTCGAGGATTCAACCGTGTGGACAATCTGCGTTCGCATGTGAAGACGGTGCACCAGGGGAAGGCGGGCATGAAGAGACTTGTTGTGGCAGAGGATGACGACGGGGAGGACAAGCTGCTGGCAGACTCGAACCCGGACTCTGAGCTCGACAGTAATGAAGTCAACATCGTCACAGTTACTACAGATGATATTGTGACTTTGGCCACAGAGGCTCTGGCTGCTACTACTGTAGCACAGCTCACAG TGGTACCGGTCGCAGCTTCTGTATCTGCAGATGAAACCGAGGCACTAAAAGCAGAGATCACCAAAGCTGTGGAGAAAGTACAAGAAGCAG ATCCCAACACACAGATTCTGTATGCATGTGACTCGTGTGGAGAGAAGTTTCTGGATGCCAGTTCTCTGGCTCAGCACGTGCGCATTCACACCGCTCAGGCCCTGGTCATGTTTCAGGCAGACTCAGACTTCTACCAGCAGTACACCGGAGACGCCACATGGCAAACCACCGAGCAGGTCATCCAGGGAGGAGAGCTTCTGTTCAGGACACGCGACGAGGAGAGCGAGGAAGCCCAACCAGAGTCTCAGATGGACGGGGCAGAGGTGGAGAGCGAGGATGGGGCTGAAAAAGTGCACTCTGAAAGCCAACAGCAGTGA
- the zbtb17 gene encoding zinc finger and BTB domain-containing protein 17 isoform X1 codes for MDFPWHSGKVLGQLNEQRQLGLLCDCTFVVDGVDFKAHKAVLAACSSYFRTLFLDQKDVVHLDISNAAGLEQVLEFMYTAKLTLNAQNIEDVLAVATFLQMQEIVNACSAFQSLTVSSAPKPVVTEPLEEQTKSVKKPEEPDSHSVTQKAGPEEKEAQSQSKTEETHEAVSNVAEKQSTKTLRAVSKISGPLKTRQKDSKSESEAERATKELPQFQDDPNDADYTPKLSQRMVAKRSVVSTRRSKSKYATVHTAAEVNDGEESVSKVESMVEEENEDDGGEEDLEDDQTDGEEEMETEDGEMMDSEDRKFAIGAERTESRSYGSITHKCEDCGKKFTHTGNFKRHMRIHTGEKPFTCRDCNKAFSDPAACKAHEKTHSPVKPYCCSTCGKSYRQISLLNLHRKRHTDEARYSCEDCGKLFTTSGNLKRHQLVHSGEKPYQCDHCDRAFSDPTAKMRHLETHDTDKGHKCQHCDKKFNQVGNLKAHLKIHIADGPLKCKECGKQFTTSGNLKRHLRVHSGEKPFICMHCQRAFADPGALQRHVRIHTGEKPCLCLICGKGFTQASSLIAHVRQHTGEKPYVCDRCGKRFVQSSQLANHIRHHDNIRPHKCQTCNKAFVNVGDLSKHIIIHTGEKPFLCDKCGRGFNRVDNLRSHVKTVHQGKAGMKRLVVAEDDDGEDKLLADSNPDSELDSNEVNIVTVTTDDIVTLATEALAATTVAQLTVVPVAASVSADETEALKAEITKAVEKVQEADPNTQILYACDSCGEKFLDASSLAQHVRIHTAQALVMFQADSDFYQQYTGDATWQTTEQVIQGGELLFRTRDEESEEAQPESQMDGAEVESEDGAEKVHSESQQQ; via the exons ATGGATTTTCCATGGCATAGTGGGAAAGTACTTGGGCAGCTGAATGAACAGCGTCAGCTGGGTCTTCTTTGTGACTGCACCTTTGTGGTGGACGGCGTAGACTTCAAGGCCCACAAAGCTGTGCTTGCAGCCTGTAGCTCTTACTTCCGCACTCTCTTTCTTGACCAGAAGGATGTTGTTCATCTTGATATCAGCAATGCTGCAG GTCTTGAGCAGGTTCTCGAGTTTATGTACACCGCAAAGCTAACTCTGAATGCTCAGAACATAGAGGACGTTCTTGCTGTTGCTACTTTCCTTCAAATGCAAGAAATTGTCAATGCTTGTTCAGCTTTTCAGTCTTTGACCGTCTCGTCTGCACCCAAGCCTG TAGTAACCGAGCCTTTGGAGGAACAAACAAAATCTGTGAAGAAACCAGAGGAGCCGGACAGTCATTCAGTGACTCAAAAAGCAGGTCCTGAAGAAAAAGAAGCTCAATCACAGTCAAAAACAGAAGAAACCCACGAGGCTGTGAGTAACGTGGCTGAGAAGCAAAGCACAAAGACTCTGAGAGCTGTCAGCAAAATTAGTGGACCATTGAAAACGAGACAGAAAGATTCCAAGAGTGAAAGTGAGGCAGAAAGAGCCACAAAAGAGCTCCCACAATTCCAAGATGACCCTAATGATGCAGACTACACGCCTA AACTGTCTCAGAGAATGGTGGCTAAACGGTCTGTTGTCAGCACAAGGAGAAGCAAGTCAAAATATGCAACTGTTCACACGGCCGCAGAAG TCAATGATGGTGAAGAAAGTGTGTCTAAAGTTGAGAGTATGGTAGAAGAAGAGAATGAAGATGATGGAGGAGAAGAAGACCTGGAGGACGATCAGACAGACGGAGAAGAAGAGATGGAGACAGAAGATGGAGAAATGATGGATTCAGAGGATAGGAAATTTGCGATTGGGGCCGAGCGCACAGAGTCCAGATCATATGGGTCCATTACACACAAATGTGAG GACTGTGGCAAGAAGTTTACACACACAGGCAACTTTAAGCGTCACATGCgcattcacactggagagaaaccattcacctgCAGAGACTGTAACAAAGCCTTCTCAGACCCAGCGGCCTGCAAAGCTCACGAGAAAACACACAG TCCTGTAAAGCCGTACTGTTGCTCCACATGTGGAAAGAGTTACAGACAGATCAGTCTGCTGAACCTGCACAGAAAGCGGCACACAGATGAAGCAAGATACAGCTGTGAGGACTGTGGAAAACTCTTCACCACTTCTGGAAACCTGAAGCGCCATCAGCTGGTGCACAGTGGAGAAAAACCTTACCAATGCGATCACTGCGACCGGGCCTTTTCTGACCCCACCGCAAAGATGAGGCACCTAGAGACCCATGACACTGACAAAGGGCACAAATGTCAACACTGTGACAAGAAATTCAACCAG GTGGGTAACCTGAAAGCACATCTAAAGATCCACATTGCGGATGGGCCACTGAAGTGTAAGGAGTGTGGGAAACAGTTCACCACCTCAG GAAACTTAAAGAGACACCTGCGTGTGCACAGTGGTGAGAAGCCGTTCATCTGTATGCACTGCCAGAGAGCCTTCGCCGACCCCGGGGCCCTGCAGAGACATGTTCGCATCCACACGG GTGAAAAGCCCTGTCTGTGTCTGATTTGTGGAAAAGGCTTCACACAGGCCAGTTCACTCATCGCTCATGTTCGCCagcacaccggagagaagccatATGTGTGTGACCGCTGCGGCAAAAG GTTTGTCCAGTCCAGCCAGCTAGCAAATCACATCCGTCACCATGACAACATCCGACCACACAAATGCCAAACCTGCAATAAAGCATTTGTCAACGTGGGCGATCTGTCAAAGCATATCATCATCCACACAG GAGAGAAGCCTTTCCTGTGTGATAAATGTGGTCGAGGATTCAACCGTGTGGACAATCTGCGTTCGCATGTGAAGACGGTGCACCAGGGGAAGGCGGGCATGAAGAGACTTGTTGTGGCAGAGGATGACGACGGGGAGGACAAGCTGCTGGCAGACTCGAACCCGGACTCTGAGCTCGACAGTAATGAAGTCAACATCGTCACAGTTACTACAGATGATATTGTGACTTTGGCCACAGAGGCTCTGGCTGCTACTACTGTAGCACAGCTCACAG TGGTACCGGTCGCAGCTTCTGTATCTGCAGATGAAACCGAGGCACTAAAAGCAGAGATCACCAAAGCTGTGGAGAAAGTACAAGAAGCAG ATCCCAACACACAGATTCTGTATGCATGTGACTCGTGTGGAGAGAAGTTTCTGGATGCCAGTTCTCTGGCTCAGCACGTGCGCATTCACACCGCTCAGGCCCTGGTCATGTTTCAGGCAGACTCAGACTTCTACCAGCAGTACACCGGAGACGCCACATGGCAAACCACCGAGCAGGTCATCCAGGGAGGAGAGCTTCTGTTCAGGACACGCGACGAGGAGAGCGAGGAAGCCCAACCAGAGTCTCAGATGGACGGGGCAGAGGTGGAGAGCGAGGATGGGGCTGAAAAAGTGCACTCTGAAAGCCAACAGCAGTGA
- the zbtb17 gene encoding zinc finger and BTB domain-containing protein 17 isoform X3, with amino-acid sequence MTMDSHTFTACQNAKCLEQVLEFMYTAKLTLNAQNIEDVLAVATFLQMQEIVNACSAFQSLTVSSAPKPVVTEPLEEQTKSVKKPEEPDSHSVTQKAGPEEKEAQSQSKTEETHEAVSNVAEKQSTKTLRAVSKISGPLKTRQKDSKSESEAERATKELPQFQDDPNDADYTPKLSQRMVAKRSVVSTRRSKSKYATVHTAAEVNDGEESVSKVESMVEEENEDDGGEEDLEDDQTDGEEEMETEDGEMMDSEDRKFAIGAERTESRSYGSITHKCEDCGKKFTHTGNFKRHMRIHTGEKPFTCRDCNKAFSDPAACKAHEKTHSPVKPYCCSTCGKSYRQISLLNLHRKRHTDEARYSCEDCGKLFTTSGNLKRHQLVHSGEKPYQCDHCDRAFSDPTAKMRHLETHDTDKGHKCQHCDKKFNQVGNLKAHLKIHIADGPLKCKECGKQFTTSGNLKRHLRVHSGEKPFICMHCQRAFADPGALQRHVRIHTGEKPCLCLICGKGFTQASSLIAHVRQHTGEKPYVCDRCGKRFVQSSQLANHIRHHDNIRPHKCQTCNKAFVNVGDLSKHIIIHTGEKPFLCDKCGRGFNRVDNLRSHVKTVHQGKAGMKRLVVAEDDDGEDKLLADSNPDSELDSNEVNIVTVTTDDIVTLATEALAATTVAQLTVVPVAASVSADETEALKAEITKAVEKVQEADPNTQILYACDSCGEKFLDASSLAQHVRIHTAQALVMFQADSDFYQQYTGDATWQTTEQVIQGGELLFRTRDEESEEAQPESQMDGAEVESEDGAEKVHSESQQQ; translated from the exons ATGACCATGGACTCTCATACCTTTACAGCTTGTCAGAATGCAAAAT GTCTTGAGCAGGTTCTCGAGTTTATGTACACCGCAAAGCTAACTCTGAATGCTCAGAACATAGAGGACGTTCTTGCTGTTGCTACTTTCCTTCAAATGCAAGAAATTGTCAATGCTTGTTCAGCTTTTCAGTCTTTGACCGTCTCGTCTGCACCCAAGCCTG TAGTAACCGAGCCTTTGGAGGAACAAACAAAATCTGTGAAGAAACCAGAGGAGCCGGACAGTCATTCAGTGACTCAAAAAGCAGGTCCTGAAGAAAAAGAAGCTCAATCACAGTCAAAAACAGAAGAAACCCACGAGGCTGTGAGTAACGTGGCTGAGAAGCAAAGCACAAAGACTCTGAGAGCTGTCAGCAAAATTAGTGGACCATTGAAAACGAGACAGAAAGATTCCAAGAGTGAAAGTGAGGCAGAAAGAGCCACAAAAGAGCTCCCACAATTCCAAGATGACCCTAATGATGCAGACTACACGCCTA AACTGTCTCAGAGAATGGTGGCTAAACGGTCTGTTGTCAGCACAAGGAGAAGCAAGTCAAAATATGCAACTGTTCACACGGCCGCAGAAG TCAATGATGGTGAAGAAAGTGTGTCTAAAGTTGAGAGTATGGTAGAAGAAGAGAATGAAGATGATGGAGGAGAAGAAGACCTGGAGGACGATCAGACAGACGGAGAAGAAGAGATGGAGACAGAAGATGGAGAAATGATGGATTCAGAGGATAGGAAATTTGCGATTGGGGCCGAGCGCACAGAGTCCAGATCATATGGGTCCATTACACACAAATGTGAG GACTGTGGCAAGAAGTTTACACACACAGGCAACTTTAAGCGTCACATGCgcattcacactggagagaaaccattcacctgCAGAGACTGTAACAAAGCCTTCTCAGACCCAGCGGCCTGCAAAGCTCACGAGAAAACACACAG TCCTGTAAAGCCGTACTGTTGCTCCACATGTGGAAAGAGTTACAGACAGATCAGTCTGCTGAACCTGCACAGAAAGCGGCACACAGATGAAGCAAGATACAGCTGTGAGGACTGTGGAAAACTCTTCACCACTTCTGGAAACCTGAAGCGCCATCAGCTGGTGCACAGTGGAGAAAAACCTTACCAATGCGATCACTGCGACCGGGCCTTTTCTGACCCCACCGCAAAGATGAGGCACCTAGAGACCCATGACACTGACAAAGGGCACAAATGTCAACACTGTGACAAGAAATTCAACCAG GTGGGTAACCTGAAAGCACATCTAAAGATCCACATTGCGGATGGGCCACTGAAGTGTAAGGAGTGTGGGAAACAGTTCACCACCTCAG GAAACTTAAAGAGACACCTGCGTGTGCACAGTGGTGAGAAGCCGTTCATCTGTATGCACTGCCAGAGAGCCTTCGCCGACCCCGGGGCCCTGCAGAGACATGTTCGCATCCACACGG GTGAAAAGCCCTGTCTGTGTCTGATTTGTGGAAAAGGCTTCACACAGGCCAGTTCACTCATCGCTCATGTTCGCCagcacaccggagagaagccatATGTGTGTGACCGCTGCGGCAAAAG GTTTGTCCAGTCCAGCCAGCTAGCAAATCACATCCGTCACCATGACAACATCCGACCACACAAATGCCAAACCTGCAATAAAGCATTTGTCAACGTGGGCGATCTGTCAAAGCATATCATCATCCACACAG GAGAGAAGCCTTTCCTGTGTGATAAATGTGGTCGAGGATTCAACCGTGTGGACAATCTGCGTTCGCATGTGAAGACGGTGCACCAGGGGAAGGCGGGCATGAAGAGACTTGTTGTGGCAGAGGATGACGACGGGGAGGACAAGCTGCTGGCAGACTCGAACCCGGACTCTGAGCTCGACAGTAATGAAGTCAACATCGTCACAGTTACTACAGATGATATTGTGACTTTGGCCACAGAGGCTCTGGCTGCTACTACTGTAGCACAGCTCACAG TGGTACCGGTCGCAGCTTCTGTATCTGCAGATGAAACCGAGGCACTAAAAGCAGAGATCACCAAAGCTGTGGAGAAAGTACAAGAAGCAG ATCCCAACACACAGATTCTGTATGCATGTGACTCGTGTGGAGAGAAGTTTCTGGATGCCAGTTCTCTGGCTCAGCACGTGCGCATTCACACCGCTCAGGCCCTGGTCATGTTTCAGGCAGACTCAGACTTCTACCAGCAGTACACCGGAGACGCCACATGGCAAACCACCGAGCAGGTCATCCAGGGAGGAGAGCTTCTGTTCAGGACACGCGACGAGGAGAGCGAGGAAGCCCAACCAGAGTCTCAGATGGACGGGGCAGAGGTGGAGAGCGAGGATGGGGCTGAAAAAGTGCACTCTGAAAGCCAACAGCAGTGA
- the zbtb17 gene encoding zinc finger and BTB domain-containing protein 17 isoform X2, producing the protein MDFPWHSGKVLGQLNEQRQLGLLCDCTFVVDGVDFKAHKAVLAACSSYFRTLFLDQKDVVHLDISNAAGLEQVLEFMYTAKLTLNAQNIEDVLAVATFLQMQEIVNACSAFQSLTVSSAPKPVTEPLEEQTKSVKKPEEPDSHSVTQKAGPEEKEAQSQSKTEETHEAVSNVAEKQSTKTLRAVSKISGPLKTRQKDSKSESEAERATKELPQFQDDPNDADYTPKLSQRMVAKRSVVSTRRSKSKYATVHTAAEVNDGEESVSKVESMVEEENEDDGGEEDLEDDQTDGEEEMETEDGEMMDSEDRKFAIGAERTESRSYGSITHKCEDCGKKFTHTGNFKRHMRIHTGEKPFTCRDCNKAFSDPAACKAHEKTHSPVKPYCCSTCGKSYRQISLLNLHRKRHTDEARYSCEDCGKLFTTSGNLKRHQLVHSGEKPYQCDHCDRAFSDPTAKMRHLETHDTDKGHKCQHCDKKFNQVGNLKAHLKIHIADGPLKCKECGKQFTTSGNLKRHLRVHSGEKPFICMHCQRAFADPGALQRHVRIHTGEKPCLCLICGKGFTQASSLIAHVRQHTGEKPYVCDRCGKRFVQSSQLANHIRHHDNIRPHKCQTCNKAFVNVGDLSKHIIIHTGEKPFLCDKCGRGFNRVDNLRSHVKTVHQGKAGMKRLVVAEDDDGEDKLLADSNPDSELDSNEVNIVTVTTDDIVTLATEALAATTVAQLTVVPVAASVSADETEALKAEITKAVEKVQEADPNTQILYACDSCGEKFLDASSLAQHVRIHTAQALVMFQADSDFYQQYTGDATWQTTEQVIQGGELLFRTRDEESEEAQPESQMDGAEVESEDGAEKVHSESQQQ; encoded by the exons ATGGATTTTCCATGGCATAGTGGGAAAGTACTTGGGCAGCTGAATGAACAGCGTCAGCTGGGTCTTCTTTGTGACTGCACCTTTGTGGTGGACGGCGTAGACTTCAAGGCCCACAAAGCTGTGCTTGCAGCCTGTAGCTCTTACTTCCGCACTCTCTTTCTTGACCAGAAGGATGTTGTTCATCTTGATATCAGCAATGCTGCAG GTCTTGAGCAGGTTCTCGAGTTTATGTACACCGCAAAGCTAACTCTGAATGCTCAGAACATAGAGGACGTTCTTGCTGTTGCTACTTTCCTTCAAATGCAAGAAATTGTCAATGCTTGTTCAGCTTTTCAGTCTTTGACCGTCTCGTCTGCACCCAAGCCTG TAACCGAGCCTTTGGAGGAACAAACAAAATCTGTGAAGAAACCAGAGGAGCCGGACAGTCATTCAGTGACTCAAAAAGCAGGTCCTGAAGAAAAAGAAGCTCAATCACAGTCAAAAACAGAAGAAACCCACGAGGCTGTGAGTAACGTGGCTGAGAAGCAAAGCACAAAGACTCTGAGAGCTGTCAGCAAAATTAGTGGACCATTGAAAACGAGACAGAAAGATTCCAAGAGTGAAAGTGAGGCAGAAAGAGCCACAAAAGAGCTCCCACAATTCCAAGATGACCCTAATGATGCAGACTACACGCCTA AACTGTCTCAGAGAATGGTGGCTAAACGGTCTGTTGTCAGCACAAGGAGAAGCAAGTCAAAATATGCAACTGTTCACACGGCCGCAGAAG TCAATGATGGTGAAGAAAGTGTGTCTAAAGTTGAGAGTATGGTAGAAGAAGAGAATGAAGATGATGGAGGAGAAGAAGACCTGGAGGACGATCAGACAGACGGAGAAGAAGAGATGGAGACAGAAGATGGAGAAATGATGGATTCAGAGGATAGGAAATTTGCGATTGGGGCCGAGCGCACAGAGTCCAGATCATATGGGTCCATTACACACAAATGTGAG GACTGTGGCAAGAAGTTTACACACACAGGCAACTTTAAGCGTCACATGCgcattcacactggagagaaaccattcacctgCAGAGACTGTAACAAAGCCTTCTCAGACCCAGCGGCCTGCAAAGCTCACGAGAAAACACACAG TCCTGTAAAGCCGTACTGTTGCTCCACATGTGGAAAGAGTTACAGACAGATCAGTCTGCTGAACCTGCACAGAAAGCGGCACACAGATGAAGCAAGATACAGCTGTGAGGACTGTGGAAAACTCTTCACCACTTCTGGAAACCTGAAGCGCCATCAGCTGGTGCACAGTGGAGAAAAACCTTACCAATGCGATCACTGCGACCGGGCCTTTTCTGACCCCACCGCAAAGATGAGGCACCTAGAGACCCATGACACTGACAAAGGGCACAAATGTCAACACTGTGACAAGAAATTCAACCAG GTGGGTAACCTGAAAGCACATCTAAAGATCCACATTGCGGATGGGCCACTGAAGTGTAAGGAGTGTGGGAAACAGTTCACCACCTCAG GAAACTTAAAGAGACACCTGCGTGTGCACAGTGGTGAGAAGCCGTTCATCTGTATGCACTGCCAGAGAGCCTTCGCCGACCCCGGGGCCCTGCAGAGACATGTTCGCATCCACACGG GTGAAAAGCCCTGTCTGTGTCTGATTTGTGGAAAAGGCTTCACACAGGCCAGTTCACTCATCGCTCATGTTCGCCagcacaccggagagaagccatATGTGTGTGACCGCTGCGGCAAAAG GTTTGTCCAGTCCAGCCAGCTAGCAAATCACATCCGTCACCATGACAACATCCGACCACACAAATGCCAAACCTGCAATAAAGCATTTGTCAACGTGGGCGATCTGTCAAAGCATATCATCATCCACACAG GAGAGAAGCCTTTCCTGTGTGATAAATGTGGTCGAGGATTCAACCGTGTGGACAATCTGCGTTCGCATGTGAAGACGGTGCACCAGGGGAAGGCGGGCATGAAGAGACTTGTTGTGGCAGAGGATGACGACGGGGAGGACAAGCTGCTGGCAGACTCGAACCCGGACTCTGAGCTCGACAGTAATGAAGTCAACATCGTCACAGTTACTACAGATGATATTGTGACTTTGGCCACAGAGGCTCTGGCTGCTACTACTGTAGCACAGCTCACAG TGGTACCGGTCGCAGCTTCTGTATCTGCAGATGAAACCGAGGCACTAAAAGCAGAGATCACCAAAGCTGTGGAGAAAGTACAAGAAGCAG ATCCCAACACACAGATTCTGTATGCATGTGACTCGTGTGGAGAGAAGTTTCTGGATGCCAGTTCTCTGGCTCAGCACGTGCGCATTCACACCGCTCAGGCCCTGGTCATGTTTCAGGCAGACTCAGACTTCTACCAGCAGTACACCGGAGACGCCACATGGCAAACCACCGAGCAGGTCATCCAGGGAGGAGAGCTTCTGTTCAGGACACGCGACGAGGAGAGCGAGGAAGCCCAACCAGAGTCTCAGATGGACGGGGCAGAGGTGGAGAGCGAGGATGGGGCTGAAAAAGTGCACTCTGAAAGCCAACAGCAGTGA